The Nitrospira sp. sequence TTGAGTGACTGATAGCCCTTAAACGCATCGGTGTAATAGACTGATCCCTTGCGGGTGTTGGTGCGGATATGGGTCATGAGCATCTCGGCAGAGAAGTTCTCCATGACCTTGGTGTATACCCGCCCCATTACGCTCTAACAAGCCAAACACCACGCTTTTCCCGGCAGCGCCTCGCCCGCGCGTGCCCTTGCATCGCCCACCGAAAGAGGCTTCATCCAGTTCAATCTCGCCGGAGAGCTTGCTTTCCATCGCTTCCAGTTCGGCCACATGGAAGGTGGCGTCTTACGTTTTGCCTGCCGCAGCACGGACATTGGCCGAGGCGTGTGATCAACTGAACACTGAGCTGGTAACGAATCGTGGCGATCGAGTGTGGCACATGGCGCTGCGCGCGCTGGGCTGCCGCGAGGGAGGTAATCAGCGGGAAGGGCAGGCATTTGGCGTGCGGCGAAGTTTTTTTTGGTGCCGGCGGCTTTGCCAGCGGCGATGCGTTCAGCCACCAGAAATCCATACGCCGCTATGCTCAGCGTCGCGTGATGGTGGAAGCCACGCCAGCCGCGTCCTTCGTAATGGCCGAGCCCCAGTTCCTGTTTCAGCTCCTGGTAGTCGCGTTCAATGCGCCAACGCGTATGAGCCTGGGTGACCAGTTCAGTGAGCGCAGTGTCTTCGGGGAGGGTGGACAGATAGTATTTGAGTGGCTCAACATCGTTCGCTGGCCACTCGATCAGCAGCCATTGCGCCGGGTGCAGACGCGCTTTGCCGATGTTGCTGCCGGCCTGACGCACCCGCACTGCGGCAAAGCGCCCACTGAGGGGTTCGTTCGTTCCCTCGCGCCAACTGATCTTCTGGAACGCACTCGCCGGAAGCCCATGCGCCACGTCCTTGACGGAGACCGGCTGACGCTGGTTCGTCCGGCGCGGCATCACGGGAGGGCGACCCCTCCCGGAATAACGCTTCGGCGGCAACGGGTCAAGGCCCGGGGGCCAGACCACGACGGCCGACGTAATCCCAACGACATAGGGCAAACCAAGTTCGGTCAGGCGCTGCCGAAACGATTGATTGACGCCATAGCCGGCATCGGCCAGTACGCAACACTTTGGGGCGCCCTCCACCAGCAACGCCTCCAACCGTTGCAGGGCAATCTCGGGCTTGGTGGCAAATTTCACCTCGTCGGGGACGCCGGCTTTCTTGCGCCGTACCGGATCTTCCGCCCACTCCTTGGGCAGATACAGTTGGTACGCCACCGGCACGCTGGCCTGCTCCGTTGCCAACGAGACACTGACTGCGACTTGGCAGTTGTCCTGCTTGCCCAGTACGCCGCAGTACTGTCGCGCGACCCCCACCGAGTGCGTTCCCTTCTTCGGAAAACCCGTGTCGTCAATGATCCAGAAGCCGCCGCCAGACCGATCCATCTTGGGCACGACCCATTGACTGACCCGTCGCAGCAGTTCTTCATCCGACCACTCGGCCTTGGCCACGAAGTGATGCAGCGACTGATGCCGCGCACTGGCGTGCAGCGGATCGACCCGTGCCGCCATCGGTTCTACGCTCTTGCGCGCCAGCGGCAACATCAGTCCAGTGCAGTAGCCCTTCAGCCCCGCATGCCGATCCCTATGCCCGAGTCCCTCAGCCAAATGCTCCATGTATTGCCCAAATCGCTGACTTGCTCTCATTGCTCCTCCGAAGCAGGACGAAGAAGCTCATACAATACATTGTTTTTATTGACACAGTAAGACTAGTTGTGCTTTGGCAGCATCCAAGAAGTTTGTCGGCATATCGAGCTTGACCTCTATCGTAGGCGTGAGATTCAATCCGAACCCCGCCGATATCGTATTCCACGGACTGGATACAAGAGCGGAAAAATGAGAGTGAAAATGGCTCTATTTGAAATCCCTTGCCCGATACCGTCTTGTCGTCTGACAATCCCGGTAGACAATCGTGAGCCTGTCCGCATACTCTACGATAAAGTCCGGGTATGTTGCGGCCACGTGTCTGTAAACATCACTGTTATCCTCTATAAAATAGAGAAAGTTCCGAGCTAAGTATGGAGTCATCGTCCGCATAGTGCGGAGAACAGCTTCGGTGTAGTGGCACCCATCGTCGATCACAATATCAACCTTGTCGTCTTGTAGTATATGATCTATCAATTCCGTATTGTCTTCAAATTGATCAAGCTCGTAGAGCTCCGGCAGCTGGCCTGGGAATGCGCCGCGAAGGAGCAGGTTCTCCATATTGCTATAGATGTGCCCGAGATCAATGTCGAGACCGATCACGCGGCCTCCCCTAAATAATTCTGACCACATCGCAAGACCTGTTCCATTAAGGATTCCGATTTCGATCAACGTAACGGGCTTATTGGATTTCACAATGGGCAGCAAATGTTCCGCGTATTTTTCAGCATATGCTTGATAATACATGCGATCGCCCCCCACCATTCTGGGGAGAGGTCGTACGTTAGCTCGAGGATCATGGGGGCTGATCCGCTTTCGAGGAATGTCTCTCTGAAGGCCTCCATAATAAATCTCACTACCGATGAGCCAGGTCGCCGTGCCAGACAAATCGTTCCTATATTGGCGTAGGTATTCTCGCTTGTTGAACCACAGCGAAATAGTTCTTATTACCCTGGAATACCAAGCGCCCGGCTTTTCCATCATAACTAAATTACTTCAAGGACAATTGACGTTGGTCCCGTTCCGAGACAATTCTTAACCAGAGCAGATGGCCTCTTCTGCAGTCGCTTCTCCCTGGCATTATGTGACATACGCATTTGGGCTCATGTGCCCTAGTGAGCTGTACGGGAGGTGGAGATAGTTCACTTGCCAGGCGTCGACGATGGCTTGCGCCTCGGCCAGCGAGGCGAACCGGTGCATGTCTGCAAGACTTCGTCGACCGAGACCGCACGGGCCGACGCTCGACCCAGCCGCCGATCTGCTAACCCCTTCGCCCCGTCGGCCTCATAGCGGACGCTCCACCGACGAAATGTGCGTTCCGTCACGCCGAGCATCCCCGCTGCCTCCGCCATCGTCAGATCTCGCCCCTGTCGTCGTGCATATAACTCCTCAAATCGCATCTGTCGCACCTCCTGTAGGACGGTTGCCCGTGTCATGGTGGCCCTCCTTGAGGGCGCACCCTAAACCGGACACTTCACGGGCCACCAAAACCGGACAGATGATGTGCTATCTACAGACTATCGGTCAACCTCTTGACTTTGTTTTTGTCATCACCTACGTTGTTATCGGTATTCTCACCCCAAAATTAGGAGGGCGTTATGTCCAATGAGTTAACTCCTACCGCTTTCGCATCAGTGGAAGACCTCATCGATTCTATAGGAAAAGATGTTGGGATCACACCCGTTCAAGTCAGAACAATACTGGCCAGCGCCTGGCCTGCCCTATGCGTATCCGAGGCAGCAGGGCTTCGTCCCATGCTTGCAAAGACTGCGGGTGTTACCGAAAAGCAGGCAAGCCGGGTTATTGGCTTAGCCTGGAAAAGCGCATTGGCGGTTGTCATTAGACAAAATAAGAAAGCCAAAGCCCTAGTTGACAGCGCTTATCTTATGCACGATGCTGCGTAAGCATGTCGAACTAGTTGTCAGCAGGTGGCCTGCAAGTGCTTAAGCCAGTTGGTGTGCCATCAACGTCGCGAGATTATCTCTTTATCAAGAAACAAATAAATAATTCTTGCTCCGCCCTTTGTGTATTAGATAGGAAATCAAATCTCCCCTTCTCCCCCAGAGTGGATGCGAATGTAAGATCGGCGGCACAAAATGTACCATTCTATCGGCGCCTACTTAAGAATGGTCGTAGCCTACCTTCTCGACAACTTACTCCCAAAGATTTTGAGAAGCTGCCCTTTCTTGGAAAGTCTGCACTCAGAGAAAACATATTAGATTTTTACTCTGACGATGTAGTCGAAAAGGATCTGTTCCACAGACGAACTTCGGGCACCTCCGGAATACCACTTGTTATTGCCTACGATAGAGATGCCATGAATTTAGGATGGGTATCTTTTTTCTTGCGTATGGAAAAACTAGGAGCTAATTTAGCAGCGAAATCACGAGGTAGATGGCACCTCGAATTCCTCTCTGACTTCCCTAATGCCACGGCTGTTTCTTATGATCTAGCTGCACCAGGGATCCCAAAGGCAGAGCGTAAGTTGGTCCTTCCCAACATGCCTCTACTAGATAAAGTTAGTCTCGTCAAAGGTCTGAAAACCGCAACGCCTGCAGTATGGAATGCCAAACCGAGCACTTTATTGTTGCTTAGTACGGTCTATGATGAGTTACAAGAAGCGCCTCCTACGCCAAATCTAATCATCACTAGCGGCGAGTCCTTGAGTTATGAAGTCCGAGGACAGTTACAAAAGATATTCAACGCCCAAGTCTATAACCTGTACGCCATTGCCGAAGTCGGAAATGTGGCTTTTGAATGTTCCAATTCACGAGGCATGCATGTCCTTTGGGATCATACATATGTCGAAATAATAAGGGACGGTCGTCAAGTTGCCTTGGGTGATAGTGGTGAAATAGTGGTTACCAGCCTTGTGAATAGAGCTATGCCGTTAATACGGTACCGCACAGGAGATGTTGGTCGCTTTATTACCAATAGCTGTCACTGTGGATTTGGAGGACCGGAA is a genomic window containing:
- a CDS encoding helix-turn-helix domain-containing protein, producing the protein MTRATVLQEVRQMRFEELYARRQGRDLTMAEAAGMLGVTERTFRRWSVRYEADGAKGLADRRLGRASARAVSVDEVLQTCTGSPRWPRRKPSSTPGK